One window from the genome of Fulvivirga lutea encodes:
- the trpB gene encoding tryptophan synthase subunit beta yields MNTLKYQVDENGYYGNFGGAFIPEMLYPNVEELRTKYLDIIGDADFQDEFQDLLKQYVGRPTPLYFASRLSEKYGAKIYLKREDLCHTGAHKINNTIGQIILAKKLRKHKIIAETGAGQHGVATATVCALMGLECIVYMGEVDMTRQKPNVERMKLLGAQVVPATSGSRTLKDATNEAMRHWIGHPEDTHYIIGSVVGPHPYPDMVTRFQSVISEEIRKQLKEQEGKELPDYVMACVGGGSNAAGAFYHFLEDEAVNLVAVEAAGKGNDTGESAATTVLGKPGVLHGSKTLLMQTADGQVVEPYSISAGLDYPGIGPIHAHLFETGRVQFESVTDQEAMEAGVRLSRLEGIIPAIETAHALASLEKIKLNKDDVVVINLSGRGDKDLETYINWGMY; encoded by the coding sequence ATGAATACATTGAAATATCAAGTAGACGAGAATGGATACTATGGGAATTTTGGCGGTGCCTTCATTCCGGAAATGTTGTATCCAAACGTAGAGGAGCTAAGAACTAAATATTTGGATATTATTGGCGATGCTGATTTTCAAGATGAGTTTCAGGATCTATTGAAGCAATATGTGGGAAGGCCTACGCCATTATATTTTGCTTCAAGGTTATCAGAGAAGTATGGCGCTAAAATCTATTTAAAGCGTGAGGACTTATGCCATACCGGTGCGCATAAGATTAACAATACTATTGGGCAGATTATCCTGGCTAAGAAATTAAGAAAGCATAAGATTATAGCTGAAACAGGAGCGGGGCAGCACGGAGTGGCTACAGCTACTGTCTGCGCACTGATGGGCTTAGAATGCATTGTCTATATGGGTGAAGTGGATATGACACGTCAGAAACCTAATGTAGAGCGCATGAAACTTTTAGGTGCGCAAGTTGTACCAGCAACTTCAGGTAGTAGAACGCTGAAAGATGCTACCAATGAGGCAATGAGGCACTGGATTGGCCACCCTGAGGATACACACTATATTATCGGATCTGTAGTAGGTCCACATCCATACCCTGATATGGTCACTCGCTTTCAGTCTGTGATTAGTGAGGAGATAAGAAAACAATTAAAAGAACAAGAAGGGAAAGAGCTGCCCGATTATGTGATGGCCTGTGTAGGTGGAGGAAGCAATGCAGCAGGAGCTTTTTACCATTTTCTGGAAGATGAAGCAGTAAATCTAGTAGCAGTGGAGGCAGCTGGCAAGGGTAATGATACCGGAGAGTCGGCTGCTACTACTGTACTGGGAAAACCTGGCGTATTGCACGGAAGTAAAACACTTCTTATGCAAACAGCTGATGGACAAGTGGTTGAACCATATTCTATTTCGGCAGGGTTAGATTATCCTGGAATAGGACCAATTCACGCACACTTGTTTGAAACTGGTCGAGTACAGTTTGAAAGTGTAACAGATCAGGAAGCCATGGAAGCAGGAGTGCGACTGAGTAGATTGGAAGGAATTATTCCTGCAATAGAAACTGCTCACGCGTTGGCTTCATTAGAAAAGATAAAATTAAATAAGGACGATGTGGTTGTAATAAACCTCTCAGGCCGTGGAGATAAAGATTTGGAGACTTACATTAATTGGGGGATGTATTAG
- the trpA gene encoding tryptophan synthase subunit alpha translates to MNRINKLFKDKGKDILSVYYTAGFPNLNDTITVAQSLQQSGADMLEIGIPFSDPIADGPTIQASNNQALKNGMTLSKLFEQLQDLRKSVTIPVILMGYINPILQYGIEDFCKACEQVGVDGLILPDLPMIEYQTKYKALFEQHGLRNVFLISPQTSESRIKEIDQQTDAFIYMVSTSGTTGARDKFSDEAVNYFERIGNMNLTNPRLIGFGISNHITFEQACKSASGAIIGSAFIKTLEKSHDLKTDINEFLKTIKKEGIPASNY, encoded by the coding sequence ATGAACAGAATAAATAAACTATTTAAGGATAAAGGAAAGGACATCTTATCAGTGTATTACACTGCCGGATTTCCTAATCTCAACGATACGATAACTGTGGCACAAAGCCTCCAACAATCAGGTGCTGATATGTTGGAAATAGGCATCCCATTTTCCGACCCTATTGCTGATGGGCCTACCATCCAAGCGAGTAATAATCAGGCTTTGAAGAATGGTATGACTCTATCAAAGTTGTTTGAGCAGCTACAAGATTTGAGAAAGTCAGTTACTATTCCAGTGATCTTGATGGGGTATATTAATCCTATCCTTCAATACGGTATAGAAGATTTCTGTAAGGCTTGTGAGCAGGTAGGAGTTGATGGCTTAATCTTACCTGATTTACCGATGATCGAATACCAAACCAAGTATAAAGCACTCTTCGAGCAACATGGATTACGAAATGTATTTCTGATATCTCCTCAGACTTCAGAAAGCAGAATCAAAGAAATTGACCAGCAAACTGATGCCTTTATTTACATGGTATCCACTTCTGGCACCACAGGTGCAAGAGATAAATTCAGCGATGAAGCGGTAAACTATTTCGAAAGAATTGGAAATATGAACTTGACAAATCCTAGACTTATTGGCTTTGGAATATCAAATCATATCACATTCGAACAAGCCTGTAAATCAGCAAGTGGAGCGATAATCGGAAGTGCTTTTATTAAGACCTTAGAGAAATCTCATGACTTGAAAACAGATATTAATGAGTTTTTGAAAACAATTAAAAAGGAAGGAATTCCAGCGTCTAACTACTAA
- the aroF gene encoding 3-deoxy-7-phosphoheptulonate synthase — MIIQLEPNIKQDLRDRIITKINGLKYKTTEVATQKGEYIVGIGKKDFDIRDIGHMPGISDVHIVSDDYKLVSKKWKVKPTVIDLGDGVVIEEGGMAIMAGPCSIEGEEQIEKTIQHLLDNNVKIMRGGVYKPRSSPYSFRGLGIDGLKVWYDAARKAGIKIITEVMQVSQIEEMHDYIDIFQVGARNTQNFNLLDELGKVHKPVLIKRGISGTIDELLSSAEYVFSAGNENLMLCERGIRTYEKASRNTMDINAITILKEKSHLPVIADPSHGIGIRDHVEPVALACIMAGADGVIYETHEKPEEAYSDGQQTLNFRESEKLINKMRKVFELREEM; from the coding sequence ATGATCATACAACTAGAACCAAACATAAAACAAGATTTAAGAGATCGAATTATAACCAAGATTAATGGCCTCAAATACAAGACTACTGAAGTGGCTACCCAAAAAGGGGAGTATATTGTAGGCATAGGTAAAAAGGATTTTGATATACGTGATATTGGCCATATGCCAGGTATATCGGATGTTCATATAGTTTCAGACGACTACAAGCTTGTTTCTAAGAAGTGGAAGGTAAAACCTACTGTTATTGATTTAGGAGATGGAGTAGTTATTGAAGAAGGAGGGATGGCAATCATGGCAGGCCCTTGTTCCATAGAAGGAGAGGAGCAAATTGAGAAGACTATTCAGCATTTGTTGGATAACAATGTGAAGATCATGCGTGGTGGTGTTTATAAGCCAAGAAGCTCTCCGTACTCATTCCGTGGTTTGGGGATTGATGGTTTAAAGGTTTGGTATGATGCTGCTAGAAAAGCAGGCATTAAAATCATTACGGAGGTTATGCAGGTAAGTCAGATAGAGGAGATGCATGATTATATAGATATCTTCCAGGTGGGTGCGAGAAACACGCAAAACTTCAATTTGTTGGATGAACTGGGAAAGGTTCATAAACCTGTTTTGATAAAAAGAGGTATTTCTGGAACAATCGATGAATTACTTTCATCAGCTGAATATGTCTTTTCGGCAGGTAATGAGAATTTAATGCTATGCGAACGTGGAATAAGAACCTATGAGAAAGCAAGTAGAAATACCATGGACATTAATGCCATAACCATACTTAAAGAAAAGTCTCATTTACCAGTAATAGCCGATCCTTCACATGGCATTGGCATCAGAGATCATGTAGAGCCTGTTGCATTGGCTTGCATTATGGCCGGTGCTGATGGAGTAATTTACGAAACTCATGAAAAACCAGAGGAAGCTTATTCGGATGGTCAGCAAACCTTGAATTTCAGAGAATCGGAAAAGCTAATTAATAAGATGAGAAAGGTGTTTGAGTTGAGGGAGGAGATGTAA
- a CDS encoding IPT/TIG domain-containing protein — translation MKFYPKLKFLLLLTSIIILNGCSDDDEVSNPTVTSITPLTGELGTVVTINGTNFPTNKSNVAVFVGEDQMLTESVSVNKIEFQIIQPVETGLISVKVFGSDLTIETGQEFEVTAGEWTEKSALNIPIDIYDMSFMIDGNVYIHTTYNGVDNATFWKYNSDQDTWSELPPYDTQLRSHYSYTWGTKDKGYIYFIESDSKNHLLEYDPITNEWNVEGAVIFDSPLLPEFSFYISSLDKAFFIYPDGSIRSYNPTTRSWGTETDFPLNEVSANNRNLASSDDKNGYIILNSGDIWKYSSDSDTWVQLENPLDYTATKRAEIIYTLNGNVYLGLSEALYYFKDNEWFRKRDIPADRFWSLAISDGSNAYWGYGLNDRDPNNIFAVNDWYEFVD, via the coding sequence ATGAAATTTTATCCAAAACTCAAGTTTTTGTTATTATTAACCTCAATCATTATTTTAAATGGTTGCTCAGACGATGATGAAGTAAGCAACCCTACTGTTACATCAATAACACCATTAACTGGAGAGTTAGGGACTGTGGTAACAATCAACGGAACCAACTTTCCTACTAATAAATCTAATGTGGCTGTATTTGTCGGTGAAGACCAAATGCTTACCGAATCTGTATCGGTAAACAAAATTGAATTCCAAATAATACAACCCGTAGAAACTGGCTTAATCTCTGTCAAAGTATTCGGTAGTGATTTAACTATTGAGACTGGCCAAGAGTTCGAAGTTACCGCAGGAGAATGGACTGAAAAAAGTGCTTTAAACATCCCAATTGATATTTACGACATGTCGTTTATGATTGATGGTAATGTCTATATACACACAACGTATAATGGTGTTGATAATGCAACTTTTTGGAAATATAATTCCGATCAGGACACGTGGTCAGAACTACCCCCTTATGATACACAACTAAGAAGCCACTATTCATATACTTGGGGAACAAAAGATAAAGGATATATCTATTTCATAGAAAGTGACTCAAAAAATCACCTTTTAGAGTATGATCCTATTACCAATGAATGGAATGTTGAGGGTGCTGTCATATTTGACTCACCGTTACTTCCTGAATTTTCATTTTATATATCGTCTTTGGATAAAGCTTTCTTTATCTATCCTGATGGAAGTATCCGATCCTATAATCCAACTACAAGATCATGGGGAACTGAAACAGATTTCCCCCTTAATGAAGTGTCTGCCAATAACAGAAACCTAGCTTCTTCAGATGACAAGAATGGCTATATTATTTTAAATAGTGGAGATATCTGGAAATACTCTTCTGATTCTGACACTTGGGTACAGTTAGAAAATCCCCTGGATTATACAGCAACGAAACGAGCCGAAATCATATATACTTTGAATGGAAATGTATATTTGGGCTTAAGTGAAGCTCTTTATTATTTCAAAGACAATGAATGGTTTAGAAAAAGGGACATCCCCGCAGATAGATTTTGGTCATTAGCAATTTCTGATGGGTCAAATGCATACTGGGGTTATGGCCTAAATGACAGAGATCCTAACAACATTTTTGCAGTTAATGACTGGTATGAATTTGTCGACTAG
- a CDS encoding YfcC family protein — MKNFPNAFVIILYFILFAWILTFIIPKGNYQRELNTETNRTTVIANSYEQMDAPHLSVFQVLLAIPKGIADRADLIVLILILGGCFYLIEKTGALNQGLNQLITVLKGKELLALIIICILFLFGGFAIAIQEEIIAMTPVLLLFGRTLGYNPSAMIYSSFGSAVVGSAFSPFNPFGVIIAQKEAEIELLSGSEFRLIVFLIASIVWIIYIVKYVSKNRADKSVANIEAEKLSIRSKSILTLLAITFGIVTYGLIQLSWGFNEMSACFFALALVSGSIAGFSFNKTTEVYIDGFKEMIFACIIIGLANCISLVLKEGLIVDSIIHALFAPLKNVPSNISAVLMMISHSILHFPIPSYSGQAILTMPILTPLSDLIGLSRQVTVLAYQYGAIMMDAVIPTNGALMAIIALGGIKYNQWISFIIKPTLLMLCIAAVAILVAVQIGYN, encoded by the coding sequence ATGAAAAATTTCCCTAATGCCTTTGTGATAATATTATACTTTATCCTTTTTGCCTGGATACTGACGTTTATCATTCCCAAAGGGAATTACCAAAGAGAGTTAAATACCGAAACAAACAGAACTACAGTAATTGCCAATTCTTATGAACAAATGGATGCTCCGCATCTTTCTGTTTTTCAAGTGCTGTTGGCAATACCAAAAGGAATTGCCGATCGTGCTGATTTAATAGTTCTCATTTTAATACTGGGAGGATGCTTTTATTTAATAGAAAAAACAGGAGCACTTAACCAGGGTTTAAACCAACTGATAACCGTTTTAAAAGGGAAGGAACTTTTGGCTTTGATTATAATTTGCATCTTGTTTCTTTTTGGTGGGTTTGCAATTGCTATACAGGAAGAAATTATTGCGATGACTCCGGTACTTCTCTTATTTGGACGAACATTGGGATATAATCCATCGGCTATGATCTATTCAAGTTTTGGATCAGCTGTCGTTGGATCAGCATTCAGTCCATTCAATCCATTTGGTGTAATAATCGCTCAGAAAGAAGCAGAAATTGAATTACTTTCCGGCTCAGAATTCAGATTGATTGTTTTTCTAATCGCATCAATTGTTTGGATCATCTATATTGTAAAATATGTTTCTAAGAATCGTGCAGATAAGTCGGTAGCCAATATTGAAGCTGAGAAACTGTCAATTAGGAGTAAATCAATATTGACATTATTAGCCATTACCTTTGGCATAGTTACCTATGGACTTATTCAACTATCCTGGGGCTTTAATGAAATGTCAGCTTGCTTTTTTGCGCTGGCATTAGTTTCTGGATCAATTGCTGGTTTCAGTTTTAACAAGACCACCGAAGTTTATATTGACGGTTTTAAAGAGATGATTTTTGCATGTATCATTATTGGTCTTGCTAACTGTATCTCACTGGTATTAAAAGAAGGATTAATTGTTGACAGTATTATACATGCACTTTTCGCACCATTGAAGAATGTGCCTTCAAATATTTCCGCAGTATTGATGATGATTTCTCATTCTATTCTTCATTTTCCAATTCCAAGTTATTCGGGACAGGCAATTCTCACGATGCCAATTCTTACTCCACTATCAGATTTAATTGGTCTATCCCGGCAAGTAACAGTGCTGGCATATCAATATGGCGCCATTATGATGGATGCAGTTATTCCAACTAATGGAGCTTTAATGGCCATTATTGCACTAGGTGGCATTAAATACAATCAATGGATATCCTTTATTATTAAACCAACACTGCTTATGCTCTGTATTGCCGCTGTTGCTATACTTGTAGCAGTACAAATAGGGTACAATTAA
- a CDS encoding BLUF domain-containing protein — protein MLSQLVYVSNRKPNCTQEEISKILESCKKNNPPLDITGILLYSKKKFIQLVEGESKVITGLYDKIKTDPRHSEVRMISLSPIKQKSFPSWHMGSKELPKEKVNFNTDITKEDETIFNNILGGKEENGERVLNMLKKFF, from the coding sequence ATGCTCTCACAACTTGTTTACGTTAGTAACAGAAAGCCAAATTGTACACAGGAAGAAATAAGTAAAATTCTGGAATCGTGCAAAAAGAATAACCCACCGTTAGATATTACGGGCATACTACTCTATTCTAAGAAAAAATTTATTCAGTTAGTAGAAGGTGAGTCTAAAGTTATAACCGGATTATACGATAAAATTAAAACTGATCCCAGGCACTCTGAAGTTCGAATGATTTCATTAAGCCCAATTAAACAAAAGTCATTTCCGAGTTGGCATATGGGGTCTAAAGAATTACCAAAAGAGAAGGTAAATTTCAATACTGACATTACAAAAGAAGATGAAACGATCTTCAATAATATTCTCGGAGGTAAAGAAGAAAATGGTGAGCGAGTTCTTAACATGCTTAAAAAATTCTTTTAG